A single region of the Streptomyces diastaticus subsp. diastaticus genome encodes:
- a CDS encoding MbtH family protein has translation MTNPFDDPRTHHRVVVNDEGQHALWPSFAAVPAGWEAVFGPAGQDACHAYVEEHWTDLTPRSARRTVAA, from the coding sequence ATGACGAACCCCTTCGACGACCCCCGCACCCACCACCGCGTCGTCGTCAACGACGAGGGCCAGCACGCCCTGTGGCCCTCCTTCGCCGCCGTCCCGGCGGGCTGGGAGGCCGTCTTCGGCCCCGCCGGCCAGGACGCCTGCCACGCCTACGTGGAGGAGCACTGGACCGACCTCACCCCCCGCAGCGCCCGCCGCACCGTCGCCGCATGA
- a CDS encoding ABC transporter permease: MAAVTRVARDASIIAWRNLLNLRRTPGSVIAALIQPVMFVLLLSYVFGGSLGGDAYRTYLMGGIFAQAVTFNAAFTALGLAGDLDRGIVDRFRSLPMPPMAVILGRALSDLTMSALTIAVTSLCGLLIGWRIAGTLPEAVLAYLLILAFAFAMSWVGATIGLTARSVEVAQSAGLIWLFPVTFLSSAFVPTATLPAPLQPVADWNPVSATATALRTLFANPAPPTAPARDTWPVVHALPYAVLCVLVITAVFMAVAVRRFQGAGRG; the protein is encoded by the coding sequence ATGGCAGCCGTGACCCGCGTCGCCCGGGACGCCTCGATCATCGCCTGGCGGAACCTCCTGAACCTCCGCCGCACCCCCGGCTCGGTCATCGCCGCCCTGATCCAGCCGGTGATGTTCGTGCTGCTGCTCTCCTACGTCTTCGGTGGCAGCCTCGGCGGCGACGCCTACCGCACGTACCTGATGGGCGGCATCTTCGCCCAGGCCGTCACCTTCAACGCCGCCTTCACCGCGCTGGGCCTCGCGGGCGACCTGGACCGGGGCATCGTCGACCGTTTCCGCTCCCTGCCGATGCCCCCGATGGCGGTGATCCTCGGCCGCGCCCTCTCCGACCTGACCATGAGCGCGCTGACCATCGCCGTCACCTCGCTCTGCGGCCTGCTCATCGGCTGGCGGATCGCCGGCACCCTTCCCGAGGCCGTCCTCGCCTACCTGCTGATCCTCGCCTTCGCCTTCGCCATGTCCTGGGTCGGCGCCACCATCGGCCTCACCGCCCGCAGCGTCGAGGTCGCCCAGAGCGCGGGCCTCATCTGGCTCTTCCCCGTCACCTTCCTCTCCTCCGCGTTCGTCCCCACGGCCACTCTGCCCGCCCCCCTCCAGCCGGTCGCCGACTGGAACCCGGTCTCCGCCACCGCCACAGCCCTGCGCACCCTCTTCGCCAACCCCGCCCCACCCACCGCGCCCGCCCGCGACACCTGGCCGGTCGTGCACGCCCTCCCGTACGCCGTCCTGTGCGTCCTCGTGATCACGGCGGTGTTCATGGCCGTGGCGGTGCGGCGGTTCCAGGGGGCGGGCCGGGGCTGA
- a CDS encoding ATP-binding cassette domain-containing protein, giving the protein MSPARPAPPGDGPALRAEGLTKRFGTRQALAGVDLDAPAGTVLGLLGPNGAGKTTTVRILTTLLRPDAGRAWVAGHEVRTAPEAVRTRLGLSGQYAAVDEKLTGRENLYLVARLYGMGRGPARRRAAELLDRFRLSESADRPSGTYSGGMRRRLDLAGALVARPAVVVLDEPTTGLDPRGRADTWRCVRELVDTGTTVLLTTQYLEEADQLADAIAVIDHGRVIAQGTAAALKSRVGGDRLTLTLPDPATRPAALGLLTPLTPHRPHLDPRTGALTVPTDHGPATLEQALSALRHAAVPLGEVSLAPPTLDDVFLALTGQGTTSPAPGPVTAKEPAWQP; this is encoded by the coding sequence ATGAGCCCCGCCCGCCCCGCACCCCCCGGCGACGGGCCCGCCCTGCGCGCCGAAGGGCTCACCAAGCGCTTCGGCACCAGGCAGGCCCTCGCCGGAGTCGACCTCGACGCCCCCGCCGGCACCGTCCTCGGCCTCCTCGGCCCCAACGGCGCCGGAAAGACCACCACCGTCCGGATCCTCACCACCCTGCTGCGGCCCGACGCGGGCCGCGCCTGGGTGGCGGGCCACGAGGTGCGCACCGCCCCCGAGGCGGTCCGCACCCGCCTCGGCCTCTCCGGCCAGTACGCCGCCGTCGACGAGAAGCTCACCGGCCGCGAGAACCTGTACCTGGTGGCCCGCCTGTACGGCATGGGGCGCGGCCCCGCCCGCCGCCGCGCCGCCGAACTCCTCGACCGCTTCCGCCTGTCGGAGTCGGCCGACCGCCCCAGCGGCACCTACTCCGGCGGGATGCGGCGCCGCCTCGACCTCGCCGGTGCGCTGGTCGCCCGCCCGGCCGTGGTCGTCCTGGACGAGCCCACCACCGGCCTCGACCCACGCGGGCGCGCCGACACCTGGCGCTGCGTACGGGAACTGGTCGACACCGGCACCACCGTGCTGCTCACCACCCAGTACCTGGAGGAGGCCGACCAGCTCGCCGACGCCATCGCCGTCATCGACCACGGCCGGGTCATCGCCCAGGGCACCGCCGCCGCGCTCAAGTCCCGCGTCGGCGGCGACCGCCTCACCCTGACCCTGCCGGACCCGGCGACCCGCCCGGCCGCCCTCGGCCTGCTGACCCCGCTCACCCCGCACCGGCCCCACCTCGACCCGCGCACCGGCGCCCTCACCGTCCCCACCGACCACGGCCCCGCCACCCTCGAACAGGCCCTGTCCGCGCTGCGCCACGCCGCCGTCCCGCTCGGCGAGGTCAGCCTCGCGCCCCCGACCCTGGACGACGTGTTCCTCGCCCTGACCGGCCAGGGGACCACGTCCCCCGCCCCCGGCCCCGTCACCGCGAAGGAACCCGCATGGCAGCCGTGA